One stretch of Arachis duranensis cultivar V14167 chromosome 1, aradu.V14167.gnm2.J7QH, whole genome shotgun sequence DNA includes these proteins:
- the LOC107473107 gene encoding probable vacuolar amino acid transporter YPQ2 (The sequence of the model RefSeq protein was modified relative to this genomic sequence to represent the inferred CDS: added 27 bases not found in genome assembly): MGGSYCVRERKPCLRWVEKYFKDCLCNVKDDISFSFGLISLVCWGVAEIPQIITNFRTKSSHGVSLAFLFTWVAGDIFNLVGCLLEPATLPTQFYTALLYTITTIVLVLQSLYYDHLYKWRKRRHRLNNRGVDHEEDKKPLKPKPSHESGIPIPNGTPKAAPRREYYYTSARSLAGSGTPPFRTYMRAVKSGPSAMELNCDSSSDDEASSSPAIPSSTQPRPIPRSAAGYGTFLAASVNLPLKGNALREGYIRFNGRKLLQEQQVHSALGQWLGWLMAAIYMGGRLPQIWLNIKRGSVEGLNPFMFVFALIANATYVGSILVRTTEWDSIKPNMPWLLDAVVCVALDLFIILQYIYYKYFRRRAPSCDGDYYEDARKS; this comes from the exons atgGGAGGCTCATATTGTGTGAGGGAGAGGAAGCCATGTCTGAGATGGGTTGAGAAATACTTCAAAGACTGCCTTTGCAATGTGAAAGATGACATCTCCTTCAGTTTCGGTCTCATAAGTCTTGTGTGTTGGGGAGTCGCTGAAATCCCTCAGATTATTACCAATTTTCGCACCAAGTCAAGCCATGGAGTCTCCCTTGCCTTTCTCTTCACTTGGGTTGCCGG TGACATATTCAACTTGGTGGGTTGCCTTTTGGAACCAGCTACG CTTTATACAATCACTACGATCGTATTGGTACTGCAAAGCTTATACTATGACCACCTTTACAAATGGCGCAAACGTCGGCACAGGCTCAACAACAGAGGAGTT GATCACGAAGAAGACAAAAAACCATTGAAACCGAAACCAAGTCATGAATCTGGAATTCCAATACCAAATGGCACACCCAAAGCAGCACCTCGACGGGAATATTACTATAC GTCAGCAAGATCGCTAGCTGGGAGTGGCACTCCACCCTTCCGTACATACATGAGAGCTGTTAAAAGTGGCCCTTCAGCAATGGAATTGAACTGTGATTCTTCTTCGGACGATGAGGCATCGTCGTCTCCGGCGATTCCCTCTTCCACCCAACCTCGGCCCATCCCACGTTCCGCAGCT GGATATGGGACATTTCTCGCTGCATCTGTTAACCTGCCTCTGAAGGGTAATGCTCTGAGAGAAGGATACATAAGATTCAATGGACGAAAACTTCTGCAG GAGCAACAGGTACACAGTGCACTTGGTCAATGGTTGGGATGGCTCATGGCTGCTATATATATGGGAGGTCGCCTACCACAAATATGGTTGAAC ATTAAACGAGGCAGTGTAGAG GGCTTAAATCCTTTCATGTTCGTGTTTGCACTAATTGCTAATGCTACTTATGTTGGAAG TATTCTTGTACGAACTACAGAATGGGATAGCATCAAACCTAATATGCCATGGTTGCTGGATGCTGTAGTTTGCGTGGCACTGGACCTTTTT ATAATACTACAGTACATCTACTATAAATACTTCAGGAGGAGAGCACcaagttgtgatggagactacTACGAAGACGCCAGAAAAAGCTGA